The following are encoded in a window of Calditerrivibrio sp. genomic DNA:
- a CDS encoding PD-(D/E)XK nuclease domain-containing protein yields the protein MLNYSGRIDMVLEMRDKIYIFKFKSNQSLEVAINQIKERDYHRQYLHNRKQIYLVGICFSTEKKI from the coding sequence GTGCTAAACTATAGTGGTAGGATAGATATGGTATTGGAGATGAGGGATAAGATATATATTTTTAAGTTTAAGTCTAATCAGAGTTTAGAGGTTGCTATAAACCAGATCAAAGAAAGAGACTATCACAGACAGTATCTTCATAATAGGAAGCAAATATATCTTGTGGGAATATGTTTTAGCACTGAGAAAAAAATATAA